A single window of bacterium DNA harbors:
- a CDS encoding sodium-dependent transporter: MAKINKLRETWKTRTGIILAVAGSAVGLGNFLRFPVQAVQNGGGAFMIPYFISFLLLGIPLMWIEWTAGRFGGGFGHGTAPGIFHSMWQKNRFIKYFGVIGIFGPVLIFMYYTYVESWLLGYAFFSITGRYAQATSQPAMQSFLQGYQGLQTNEYFHGIGWAYLFFIITFSLNVFVIYYGIRRGIEKLCNWAMPILLICGIILAVRVLSLGIPNLLKPDWNLRNGLGFLWNPNFAALKSAKVWLAASGQIFFTLSVGIGVILTYASYLTKRDDVALSGLTAAATNEFAEVILGASIVIPAAFVFFGPREIVNIAQSGAFNLGFVTMPLIFQRIPLGAIFAFLWFTLLFLAGVTSSVSLAQPVISFLEDEFDITRKKSATIFGVVTFILCQPAIFFLGKGVLNELDFWGGTFCLVLFATVETIVFAWIFGIDRAWKEIHHGADIVIPKFYKFIIKYITPLFLLFILGFWIVKEGLPMIAMKNVTSEQYPYVLFIRGLILIIFIVLAMSVAYAWKKRKILIRKEK, encoded by the coding sequence GCGCATTTATGATACCATACTTTATCTCTTTTCTCCTCCTGGGGATTCCTTTAATGTGGATAGAGTGGACTGCTGGCAGATTCGGTGGAGGATTTGGCCATGGCACAGCCCCGGGTATTTTCCATTCGATGTGGCAGAAAAACCGTTTCATTAAATATTTTGGTGTAATTGGCATTTTTGGCCCTGTTCTCATTTTCATGTATTATACCTATGTTGAGTCGTGGTTATTGGGCTATGCGTTTTTTTCTATCACCGGGCGATACGCGCAGGCTACATCACAGCCAGCAATGCAATCGTTTCTACAAGGTTACCAGGGGTTACAGACGAATGAGTATTTCCATGGTATTGGCTGGGCATACCTATTTTTCATAATCACATTTTCATTAAACGTGTTTGTAATTTACTATGGCATTCGTAGAGGGATAGAGAAATTGTGTAACTGGGCAATGCCCATACTCCTAATTTGCGGAATTATCCTCGCTGTTCGTGTATTAAGTTTAGGAATACCAAATTTATTAAAACCAGACTGGAACTTACGTAATGGATTGGGATTTCTGTGGAATCCAAATTTTGCCGCTTTAAAGAGCGCCAAGGTCTGGCTTGCTGCTAGTGGTCAGATATTCTTCACTCTCAGTGTGGGAATTGGCGTAATTCTTACTTATGCGAGTTATTTGACTAAACGCGATGATGTTGCTCTTTCCGGATTAACTGCGGCAGCAACAAATGAATTTGCTGAAGTCATTTTGGGTGCAAGCATCGTTATTCCGGCAGCGTTTGTATTTTTTGGTCCTCGGGAGATTGTAAATATTGCTCAAAGTGGAGCCTTCAATTTAGGCTTCGTTACTATGCCCCTGATTTTTCAGAGGATTCCCCTGGGCGCAATCTTTGCTTTTCTGTGGTTTACACTTCTCTTTTTGGCTGGTGTCACCTCCAGCGTTTCTTTAGCCCAGCCGGTGATAAGCTTTTTGGAAGATGAGTTCGATATAACCAGGAAGAAATCAGCAACTATATTCGGAGTAGTTACATTTATTCTCTGCCAACCAGCTATTTTTTTCCTGGGAAAAGGAGTGTTGAACGAACTCGATTTTTGGGGAGGGACATTTTGCCTGGTGCTATTTGCTACTGTTGAGACGATAGTGTTTGCCTGGATTTTTGGTATCGACCGCGCCTGGAAAGAGATTCATCACGGAGCAGATATTGTTATTCCCAAATTTTATAAGTTTATCATTAAGTATATTACTCCCCTATTTTTGCTTTTTATCCTCGGGTTCTGGATAGTTAAGGAAGGATTGCCCATGATAGCAATGAAGAATGTTACTTCAGAGCAGTATCCATACGTTTTGTTCATAAGAGGTTTGATACTAATAATATTTATAGTATTAGCAATGTCTGTAGCATATGCATGGAAGAAAAGAAAAATATTAATTAGGAAAGAAAAATGA
- the clpP gene encoding ATP-dependent Clp endopeptidase proteolytic subunit ClpP, which produces MKLKTFGQLIPMVVEQSQRGERAFDIYSRLLRDRIVFLGTPLTDEVANVIIAELLFLEAEDPDKDISLYINCPGGIVTAGLAVYDTMQYVKPSISSICMGQAASMGALLLASGAKKKRFALPNSRIMIHQPLGGVQGQATDIGIQAKEIMRMKAKMNELLAKHTGQPLAKIEKDTDRDFFMEAEEAKAYGLVDAVIEQRK; this is translated from the coding sequence ATGAAGTTAAAAACTTTCGGACAGTTGATTCCCATGGTGGTTGAGCAGTCACAGAGAGGAGAGAGAGCCTTTGATATTTATTCCCGTCTTTTGAGGGATAGGATTGTATTTTTGGGTACACCTTTAACGGATGAAGTCGCTAATGTGATTATCGCTGAATTGCTGTTTTTGGAGGCAGAAGATCCCGATAAAGACATTTCCTTATACATTAACTGTCCAGGAGGAATAGTAACTGCTGGTCTTGCGGTTTATGATACGATGCAATATGTTAAACCAAGTATCTCTTCGATATGTATGGGTCAGGCAGCCAGTATGGGAGCGCTTCTTCTCGCATCCGGGGCAAAGAAGAAGCGATTTGCCCTGCCCAATTCCCGCATAATGATACATCAACCTCTGGGAGGAGTGCAGGGTCAAGCAACTGATATCGGCATTCAAGCTAAGGAAATTATGCGTATGAAAGCCAAGATGAATGAGCTCCTGGCAAAACATACGGGTCAACCTCTGGCGAAGATAGAGAAGGACACAGACCGCGATTTCTTTATGGAGGCCGAAGAGGCAAAAGCCTATGGCTTAGTTGACGCAGTAATTGAGCAGAGAAAATAA
- the tig gene encoding trigger factor, which yields MAMENLKVEMSKKSECELVFKIEIPQVEIEKEIELTYNEIQKEAVIPGFRRGKAPPAFLREKFKSRCQETVLESLVPDALSQVVKEKGIDPIAPAEISDLKFDFAKREPISFQATVEVIPRFEPRNYKKLKIKKEIKVTGDYEVGESLKELQKRNGQIVVSGDNVVDRKSYVVIDYQGFGNGKPLNGLRGENQLISIENPIFLREFSEGLIGMERGGEKNVEVNFPDNYFNKKLAGHKVLFKVKVKEIKKMQLPEIDDAFAQGLGAKSLRELKEKLRENLIRLEEHKTREAMREQIIDRLIENNPVVVPNSLVEKQLDYLISKMKTYLQSRGLASKDIGADEEVLRKKYRNLAEKQVRSTLIFARIAEKENIQVDSKEIEKEIEETIKSTKEKEEEIKRYFYENIDQITSRMRENKVFDFLTENAKIIKEKRK from the coding sequence ATGGCTATGGAAAATTTAAAGGTAGAAATGTCCAAGAAAAGCGAATGTGAGCTTGTTTTCAAAATCGAGATTCCTCAAGTAGAAATAGAAAAGGAAATAGAATTGACATACAACGAGATTCAAAAGGAAGCTGTTATACCCGGTTTCCGTAGAGGAAAGGCGCCGCCTGCTTTTTTGAGGGAGAAATTTAAGTCTCGTTGTCAGGAAACTGTTTTAGAATCGCTCGTCCCAGACGCATTATCTCAGGTGGTAAAAGAGAAAGGAATTGACCCTATTGCTCCGGCAGAGATTTCTGACCTTAAATTCGATTTTGCTAAGCGAGAACCAATATCTTTTCAGGCAACGGTTGAAGTGATACCTCGTTTTGAGCCACGGAATTATAAGAAACTTAAGATAAAAAAAGAGATAAAGGTCACGGGTGATTATGAAGTAGGGGAAAGTCTGAAGGAACTGCAGAAAAGGAATGGACAGATTGTGGTCTCCGGGGATAACGTGGTGGACAGAAAAAGTTATGTAGTAATCGATTATCAAGGATTCGGTAACGGTAAACCCTTGAATGGGCTTCGAGGAGAAAATCAGTTGATAAGCATTGAAAATCCTATTTTTCTCCGGGAGTTTTCTGAAGGATTGATTGGCATGGAAAGAGGCGGAGAGAAAAATGTTGAGGTGAATTTTCCGGATAATTATTTTAATAAGAAGTTGGCGGGGCATAAAGTTCTCTTTAAAGTAAAGGTTAAAGAGATTAAAAAAATGCAATTACCAGAAATTGACGATGCTTTTGCTCAGGGATTAGGAGCTAAATCTTTGAGAGAATTGAAAGAGAAATTGAGGGAAAATTTGATTAGGCTAGAGGAGCATAAAACAAGAGAGGCAATGAGAGAACAGATTATTGACAGGCTAATTGAGAATAACCCTGTGGTGGTTCCTAATTCTCTAGTTGAGAAACAACTCGATTATTTGATTTCAAAGATGAAGACTTACCTTCAGAGTCGCGGGCTTGCTTCGAAAGATATTGGGGCGGATGAGGAAGTCCTGCGGAAGAAATATCGTAACCTTGCAGAAAAACAAGTCCGCAGCACTTTAATTTTTGCCAGGATAGCTGAGAAAGAGAATATCCAGGTCGATTCTAAGGAAATAGAGAAAGAAATAGAGGAGACAATAAAATCAACTAAAGAAAAAGAAGAAGAAATAAAGAGATACTTTTATGAGAACATAGACCAAATCACAAGCAGAATGAGAGAGAATAAAGTATTTGACTTTTTAACAGAAAATGCTAAAATTATAAAAGAGAAGAGGAAATAG